One part of the Caproiciproducens sp. CPB-2 genome encodes these proteins:
- a CDS encoding sulfite exporter TauE/SafE family protein produces the protein MTIILLLISFLASVAGAICGIGGGVIVKPVLDSLSVASVSTISFLSGCMVLSMSCYSVCKELLNGESQVAFRTVTPLAVGAAAGGILGNDLFSLLRAAAAQPERVGGYQAVSLAVIVLGTLLYTVKSDRIRTHNVRNIPACLMIGLLLGLISSFLSIGGGPINLVLFYYFFSMSTKTAAQNSLYIIFISQLASLLTTLATRSVPECRMIWLIAMVAGGVMGGIAGRVLNRRLNDEQVRKLFIALMAVIIVISCYNAKQFLF, from the coding sequence ATGACCATTATTTTGCTGCTTATCAGCTTTCTGGCCAGCGTCGCCGGGGCGATCTGCGGGATCGGCGGCGGTGTCATTGTGAAGCCGGTTCTGGACAGCCTGTCCGTCGCGTCGGTTTCAACTATCAGTTTTCTGTCGGGCTGCATGGTGCTTAGCATGTCCTGTTACTCGGTGTGTAAGGAACTGCTGAACGGAGAAAGCCAGGTGGCCTTTAGGACCGTCACCCCTCTGGCCGTCGGCGCGGCGGCGGGCGGCATTCTGGGGAATGACCTGTTCAGCTTACTGCGGGCCGCGGCCGCTCAGCCTGAGCGGGTAGGAGGATATCAGGCTGTCAGCCTTGCAGTCATTGTTCTGGGCACCTTGCTGTATACGGTCAAAAGCGACCGTATCCGGACGCATAACGTCCGGAATATTCCGGCCTGTCTGATGATCGGCCTTCTGCTTGGACTTATATCGAGCTTTCTGAGCATCGGCGGCGGACCCATCAATCTGGTACTGTTTTACTATTTCTTCTCTATGTCCACGAAAACAGCCGCCCAAAACAGTCTGTATATCATTTTTATCAGCCAATTGGCCAGCCTGCTGACGACTCTTGCCACGCGCAGTGTGCCGGAGTGCAGGATGATCTGGCTGATCGCAATGGTAGCGGGAGGAGTCATGGGGGGAATTGCCGGGCGAGTTCTGAACCGGCGCCTGAATGACGAACAGGTGCGTAAGCTCTTTATTGCCCTCATGGCAGTTATTATTGTGATCAGCTGTTACAACGCGAAGCAATTTTTATTCTGA
- a CDS encoding GGDEF domain-containing protein, translating into MADREIRTEQQVKDKIKAFNKQRAGLSIVFIIFIGLLMFLPAAEAEALPVRLSVFCSVIFLLCGAAFVISFRDLLLLLIVTTGIPAVLLGLGQIRFELFLILLLTNVGTVFTASITGKAIIRSFTNEIEKINRLTAEATTDALTHLLNRNGLEQTIGIAWALCKRDKKKVGVILADIDYFKSYNDTLGHPEGDNILRQVADSVKSCFRRETDIISRIGGDEFLIFLSEVNDDRILEMAQSLSSSIINLKVTTASENNPGDFLSVSIGVATNTPQPDDLLVDLYKAVDKALYRAKRAGRNCISFHDKLIQIGVPVETSFPVGVLSASTTSGDAEN; encoded by the coding sequence ATGGCAGATCGTGAAATCCGGACAGAGCAGCAAGTGAAAGACAAGATAAAGGCTTTCAATAAGCAGAGGGCTGGATTGTCCATCGTGTTTATCATATTCATTGGCCTATTGATGTTTCTTCCGGCGGCTGAGGCGGAAGCGCTGCCTGTCCGACTGTCCGTGTTCTGCTCCGTCATTTTTTTACTATGCGGCGCGGCTTTCGTGATCTCATTCCGGGACTTGTTATTATTGCTCATCGTGACAACAGGCATCCCGGCGGTCTTGCTTGGCTTGGGCCAAATACGCTTTGAACTGTTTTTGATTCTTCTGCTGACCAATGTCGGGACAGTTTTCACCGCCAGCATAACAGGCAAGGCCATCATCCGTTCATTTACAAACGAGATTGAGAAAATAAACCGCCTAACAGCGGAAGCAACAACGGACGCCTTAACGCACCTTCTAAACCGCAACGGTTTGGAGCAGACGATAGGAATCGCCTGGGCTCTTTGTAAGCGGGATAAGAAGAAAGTCGGCGTCATCCTTGCGGATATTGATTATTTCAAAAGCTACAATGACACCTTGGGGCACCCGGAGGGCGACAATATCTTAAGGCAGGTGGCGGACAGCGTAAAAAGCTGCTTCAGGCGAGAAACGGACATTATAAGCAGAATCGGTGGAGATGAGTTCTTAATTTTTCTTTCGGAAGTAAACGATGATCGTATTTTGGAAATGGCGCAATCCCTTTCCTCATCCATTATCAATTTGAAAGTCACAACAGCCTCGGAAAACAATCCAGGCGATTTTTTATCTGTCAGCATAGGCGTTGCGACGAATACACCACAACCGGACGATTTGCTGGTCGATCTTTATAAAGCCGTGGATAAAGCGCTATACCGTGCCAAAAGAGCCGGAAGAAACTGCATCTCTTTTCACGATAAACTGATACAAATCGGGGTGCCCGTGGAGACATCATTTCCTGTAGGCGTATTATCGGCAAGCACGACCAGCGGGGATGCTGAAAACTGA
- a CDS encoding lactate racemase domain-containing protein: MKLEFEYGQGMMSAELPDDTDIFIPGETVPDPPCLPQDWDSLYHATLESVRNPIGMPALSALAHKGSRAVIIIPDIVKGGNQPTSHRKVAIRVCLDELYGAGVEKKDVLLLISNGLHPRATVPEMKTILGPDLFNEFYPSGQITSHDSEDYEHLIDLGYTANGDHVIMNKYVYDADVAILIGHTQGNPYGGYSGGYKHCSTGITHWRSIAAHHVPQVMHRQDFVPVSTNSEMRNKFNQQGQFMEGKMGKKFFCCDAVLDTKSRQIEINSGWAKEMQPISWKTADKRTYIHWAEKKYDVVVFGMPTNFHYGNGMGTNPIQMMQALSAQVIRHKRILSDHCVFIVSSICDGYFHDERWPYLRELYNLFQHDYMQILPDMNRYGEYFATNEDYIRKYRFANAFHPFHGFSMMSCGHIAEMHTSAIYIVGAREPGIARGMGLKTRATFEEALEDAKRKFVGGNPNILALPQTFTTAAVHLCMKDPGKNSTFRDGASDHPCCG, translated from the coding sequence ATGAAATTAGAATTTGAATATGGTCAGGGCATGATGAGTGCCGAGCTGCCCGACGATACGGACATTTTTATCCCCGGTGAAACCGTCCCGGACCCACCCTGCCTTCCACAGGATTGGGACAGTCTCTATCACGCGACGCTTGAGAGCGTCCGGAACCCCATCGGCATGCCGGCGCTTTCAGCGCTCGCGCACAAGGGCAGCCGGGCTGTCATCATCATCCCCGACATCGTAAAGGGGGGCAATCAGCCCACAAGCCACCGAAAGGTGGCAATCCGGGTCTGTCTCGACGAGCTTTACGGCGCGGGCGTTGAAAAAAAGGACGTTCTGCTTCTTATTTCAAACGGCCTTCATCCGCGAGCGACCGTTCCGGAAATGAAAACCATTCTTGGACCGGATCTTTTTAATGAATTTTACCCCTCCGGACAGATCACAAGCCATGACAGCGAGGATTATGAGCATCTGATCGATCTTGGCTACACCGCAAACGGCGATCACGTCATCATGAACAAGTATGTTTATGATGCTGACGTTGCCATCCTGATTGGCCATACGCAGGGCAACCCCTACGGCGGATATTCCGGTGGATACAAACACTGCTCGACAGGCATCACGCATTGGCGGAGTATTGCGGCCCATCATGTTCCCCAAGTCATGCACCGTCAGGACTTCGTCCCCGTGTCCACAAACAGCGAGATGCGGAACAAGTTCAATCAGCAGGGCCAGTTTATGGAAGGAAAAATGGGAAAGAAATTCTTCTGCTGCGACGCCGTTCTGGATACGAAATCCCGCCAGATCGAGATCAACTCGGGCTGGGCAAAGGAAATGCAGCCGATCAGCTGGAAGACGGCTGACAAGCGCACCTATATCCACTGGGCCGAAAAGAAATATGACGTCGTCGTGTTCGGCATGCCCACGAACTTCCACTACGGCAACGGCATGGGAACGAACCCGATCCAGATGATGCAGGCCCTCTCGGCACAGGTCATCCGGCACAAGCGGATTCTCAGCGACCACTGTGTTTTCATCGTTTCCAGCATCTGCGACGGCTATTTCCACGACGAACGCTGGCCGTATCTCCGGGAGCTGTACAACCTGTTCCAGCACGATTATATGCAGATTCTGCCGGACATGAACCGTTACGGAGAATACTTTGCGACCAATGAGGACTATATCCGAAAATATCGGTTTGCGAATGCGTTCCACCCCTTCCATGGCTTTTCCATGATGAGCTGCGGGCATATTGCGGAAATGCACACCAGCGCGATCTATATCGTGGGCGCCAGAGAGCCGGGCATTGCCCGGGGAATGGGGCTGAAAACCCGCGCGACTTTCGAAGAGGCGCTTGAGGATGCCAAACGGAAATTCGTTGGGGGAAATCCCAACATCCTTGCTCTGCCCCAGACCTTTACGACCGCGGCGGTGCATTTGTGCATGAAGGACCCCGGCAAAAACAGCACTTTCAGGGACGGCGCTTCCGATCATCCCTGCTGCGGCTGA
- a CDS encoding helix-turn-helix domain-containing protein, whose product MKYGNFFMVNNDVFRYKLSPIAFYVYCYLLRCNSRERGCYPSKRTIAEACGIAVSSVSKALTLLKACGLISVRHNFADGRQINNTYVFQGVDCLADSPLGHDESSPV is encoded by the coding sequence ATGAAATACGGAAATTTCTTTATGGTGAACAACGATGTGTTTCGGTACAAGCTGTCACCCATCGCTTTTTATGTCTATTGCTACCTGCTCCGATGTAACAGCCGTGAACGGGGATGCTATCCCAGCAAGCGCACCATTGCGGAAGCCTGCGGCATCGCAGTCAGTTCGGTGAGCAAAGCGCTGACGTTGCTGAAAGCTTGCGGCCTTATCAGTGTGCGCCACAATTTTGCGGACGGCAGGCAGATCAACAATACTTATGTATTTCAGGGAGTCGATTGCCTGGCGGACAGTCCCTTGGGTCACGATGAATCATCCCCCGTCTGA
- a CDS encoding recombinase family protein, which translates to MQATVNAGVYCRLSVDDPDTDESESIQTQKAMLTDYCHQHGFHIVDYFIDDGVSGTSFDRPDFRRMLDAIESGTINTVICKDLSRFGRNYYESGMYLDNYFIRKNIRFIAPGNSVDSANGAYNLSVPILNMMNDFYARDISTKTRDAKKARAKQGMYLAAKAPYGYVKDPADRHHLIVDEDAAAIVRRIFDMAAHGAGYNKIARTLHAEDIPNPLTYFNQKNPDYYHSDYWKQGTQWHVTSIQSILNNPVYLGCVAHNRVGSKVMNGKTEKKAREDWIVVEHTHEPLVSTEQWEIVHKQMESRRRAQKDGEPQMFAGLLYCSDCGSALSFSAVHRKTKPDGGQYKCWYYMRHGKEYCSSHYITLDQLTTVVLDDIRRQARYAYLYHGQYLKTLKEAKTEQSVKQLQSRKKEAEKCEKRLAALDGILKKLLEQNAAGAITNERFAALSADYEQERKALEETVADYGKAAQSAREGEEQAEQFVELIQEYADLDFLDARILNKLIDKIVVHQREKDAEGNITQLVEIYYKFVGMTVLNFKEQ; encoded by the coding sequence ATGCAGGCAACAGTCAACGCCGGCGTTTATTGCCGGCTTTCCGTAGATGACCCCGATACAGACGAAAGCGAAAGCATCCAAACCCAGAAAGCAATGCTGACCGACTACTGCCACCAGCACGGATTTCATATCGTAGATTACTTTATTGATGACGGCGTGAGCGGAACTTCGTTCGACCGCCCGGATTTCCGGCGAATGCTGGATGCCATTGAATCCGGAACCATCAACACCGTGATCTGTAAGGATCTGAGCCGTTTCGGCCGAAACTATTATGAGTCCGGAATGTACCTGGATAATTACTTTATCCGTAAAAACATCCGGTTCATCGCACCGGGAAACTCGGTGGACAGCGCCAACGGAGCTTACAATCTGAGCGTTCCCATTTTGAACATGATGAACGACTTCTACGCCCGCGATATTTCCACCAAAACCAGGGACGCGAAAAAAGCCCGTGCCAAACAGGGGATGTACCTCGCCGCCAAGGCTCCTTACGGATACGTCAAAGATCCCGCTGACCGGCATCACCTGATTGTAGACGAGGATGCGGCGGCGATCGTGCGACGCATTTTTGACATGGCGGCCCACGGGGCGGGCTATAACAAGATTGCCCGAACACTCCACGCCGAGGATATCCCCAATCCGCTGACCTACTTCAACCAGAAAAATCCGGACTATTATCACAGCGACTACTGGAAACAGGGTACGCAGTGGCATGTGACATCTATTCAGTCCATTCTGAACAATCCCGTCTATCTGGGCTGTGTCGCCCACAACCGGGTTGGCAGCAAGGTCATGAACGGGAAAACGGAGAAAAAAGCCAGGGAGGATTGGATTGTGGTGGAGCATACGCATGAGCCGTTAGTCAGCACGGAGCAATGGGAAATTGTTCATAAACAGATGGAATCCAGACGCAGAGCGCAAAAGGATGGAGAGCCGCAGATGTTCGCTGGGCTTCTCTACTGCTCAGACTGCGGCAGCGCCCTTTCCTTCTCTGCGGTTCACCGCAAGACCAAGCCGGACGGCGGGCAGTACAAATGCTGGTATTACATGCGCCACGGCAAGGAATACTGTTCCAGCCACTATATCACTCTGGATCAACTCACCACCGTTGTTTTGGATGACATCCGCAGGCAGGCCCGGTATGCGTATCTCTACCATGGACAGTACCTGAAGACGCTAAAGGAGGCCAAAACTGAGCAGAGCGTCAAGCAGCTTCAGAGCCGGAAAAAGGAGGCCGAGAAATGCGAAAAGCGCCTTGCGGCGCTGGACGGTATCCTCAAGAAGCTGCTGGAGCAGAATGCGGCGGGAGCCATCACAAACGAGCGCTTCGCCGCCCTGTCAGCCGATTACGAGCAGGAGCGCAAAGCACTGGAGGAAACGGTCGCGGACTATGGAAAAGCCGCACAGAGCGCCCGTGAGGGTGAGGAACAGGCGGAGCAGTTTGTGGAGCTGATTCAGGAATATGCCGACCTTGATTTTCTGGACGCCCGGATTCTTAACAAGCTGATCGACAAGATCGTCGTTCATCAGCGAGAGAAGGACGCCGAGGGCAATATCACCCAACTGGTGGAAATTTATTATAAATTTGTAGGGATGACCGTACTTAATTTTAAGGAACAATAA